From a single Calditrichota bacterium genomic region:
- a CDS encoding adenylate kinase, whose product MTQTPHNKGEGNGRENLVVVLLGAPGAGKGTQGELLARLFGLDRLSTGDLLRREIASSSDLGRLAHSYMSEGSLVPDDVILSVMKHYFARHPDSGVLLDGFPRTVAQAEGLEHLIDGRLMKVVSIDVPERMVIQRLSLRRVCRSCGRLYNPATTAMPVDLRCDCGGVLYQRDDDRLETITRRLQVYHHQTEPLIEFYNRRGSLVKVDGSGSPDEVFAQIQAQFA is encoded by the coding sequence GTGACCCAGACGCCCCATAACAAAGGGGAGGGAAATGGGCGGGAAAACCTGGTCGTCGTCCTACTCGGTGCGCCGGGCGCTGGCAAGGGGACTCAGGGTGAACTGTTGGCGCGACTCTTCGGGCTTGACCGGCTCTCAACAGGGGATCTCTTGCGCCGCGAGATTGCATCCAGCAGCGATCTTGGGCGGCTGGCGCATTCTTATATGAGCGAAGGCAGCCTGGTGCCGGATGATGTGATACTCAGCGTAATGAAGCATTATTTCGCCCGACATCCCGACTCCGGCGTTTTGCTCGACGGTTTCCCGCGGACGGTGGCTCAGGCTGAGGGTCTCGAGCATTTGATCGACGGACGGCTGATGAAAGTTGTCTCGATCGATGTGCCGGAGAGAATGGTCATCCAGCGTCTCTCGCTGCGACGGGTCTGCCGGAGTTGCGGGAGGCTCTACAACCCGGCAACGACGGCGATGCCGGTGGACCTTAGGTGTGACTGCGGCGGTGTTCTCTACCAGCGCGACGACGACCGCCTGGAGACGATAACCCGCAGGCTGCAGGTCTATCATCACCAGACGGAGCCTTTAATCGAGTTTTACAACCGTCGCGGCAGTCTGGTAAAGGTCGATGGATCAGGATCGCCCGACGAAGTCTTTGCCCAGATTCAGGCGCAGTTCGCTTGA
- the map gene encoding type I methionyl aminopeptidase — MIRVKSPREIEKMRRAGAALAGVFTEAMEWMQPGAITRDIDRLVEQAILRRGGRPAFKGYRGGNSHPFPTATCISIEEEVVHGIPSHRRLVGGSLVGLDAGLELDGWFADMAASFLIEPGDARRRPLQEVTLEALYRGIDAARVGNRLSDIGRTIEDWVVGHGFKVIRDLVGHGIGSQLHEEPAVANYYTRSGDVKLTAGMTLAIEPMVSAGDWRIRFLRDEWTAVTADGAPACHFEHTVLITSGEPEILTLLEDGTDPWQTGVFAELGVAFA; from the coding sequence TTGATTCGCGTCAAAAGTCCCCGGGAGATTGAAAAGATGCGGCGCGCCGGAGCAGCGCTCGCCGGAGTCTTTACAGAAGCGATGGAATGGATGCAGCCGGGCGCTATCACCCGCGATATCGACCGGCTGGTGGAACAGGCTATCCTGCGTCGGGGCGGTAGGCCGGCCTTCAAGGGCTATCGCGGCGGAAACAGCCATCCGTTCCCGACTGCGACCTGCATTTCCATTGAAGAAGAGGTCGTGCATGGCATACCGTCGCATCGGAGACTGGTGGGGGGAAGCCTGGTCGGACTCGATGCCGGGCTCGAATTGGACGGGTGGTTCGCCGATATGGCCGCATCGTTCCTGATCGAGCCGGGGGATGCTCGCCGTCGACCCTTGCAGGAGGTTACACTCGAAGCGCTTTACCGCGGTATCGATGCCGCCCGGGTTGGCAATCGGCTCTCCGATATCGGAAGGACGATTGAGGATTGGGTGGTAGGACATGGCTTCAAGGTGATCCGCGATTTGGTTGGGCATGGAATCGGATCGCAACTGCACGAAGAACCGGCAGTAGCGAACTATTATACTCGCAGCGGCGATGTGAAACTAACTGCAGGGATGACACTGGCTATCGAACCGATGGTGTCGGCGGGCGACTGGCGCATCCGCTTCCTGAGAGACGAATGGACAGCCGTCACGGCCGACGGCGCACCAGCATGCCACTTTGAGCATACCGTCCTGATTACATCGGGCGAGCCGGAAATCCTGACTTTGCTCGAAGACGGCACCGACCCATGGCAGACCGGAGTTTTCGCCGAACTCGGGGTTGCCTTTGCCTAA
- the rpmJ gene encoding 50S ribosomal protein L36, which yields MKVRASVRRLCANCKIVKRQGVVRVICKNPKHKQRQG from the coding sequence ATGAAAGTTCGAGCCTCAGTCCGGCGCCTCTGTGCCAATTGTAAGATCGTCAAGCGCCAGGGTGTGGTGCGGGTGATCTGCAAGAATCCGAAGCATAAGCAGAGGCAGGGTTAA
- a CDS encoding DNA-directed RNA polymerase subunit alpha, which produces MNGLGIQMPESIEVDHPTYTTTFGRFVIQPLERGYGITIGNMMRRVLLSSLPGAAISSVRINGVQHEFSSVPGVKEDVTEIVLALKEVRLKLLSRGPEKQRLHLKGPRTFTARDLRPASQEFEILNPDHVIAHLGEGAEIDFEFTVSRGRGYVNAEENRDPESPIGTIPIDSIYTPVGKVKYAVENTRVGQRVDFEKLTLEVWTDGSITPDDALTHAGKLLRDHIQLFINFDVKPLDEDEGGETDEDILRIRRLLRRPVDELELSVRAANCLKEARIRTIADLVAKAVAEMLEYKNFGKKSLNELDEVLASHGLHFGFDVERYLGPDARRKVLN; this is translated from the coding sequence ATGAATGGACTCGGCATTCAAATGCCGGAATCGATCGAGGTCGATCACCCGACTTATACGACGACCTTTGGCCGGTTCGTGATCCAGCCGCTCGAGCGCGGCTACGGCATCACTATCGGTAATATGATGCGCCGGGTGCTGCTGTCGTCACTGCCGGGTGCAGCCATCTCGTCGGTTCGCATCAACGGAGTTCAGCACGAGTTTTCCTCTGTTCCCGGCGTCAAGGAAGACGTAACCGAAATCGTCCTGGCGCTAAAGGAAGTGCGGCTGAAGCTCCTCTCCCGCGGCCCTGAAAAGCAACGGCTTCACCTGAAAGGTCCGCGCACCTTCACGGCTCGCGACCTCCGGCCCGCGTCTCAGGAATTCGAGATACTGAATCCCGATCATGTTATCGCCCACCTTGGCGAAGGTGCGGAGATCGATTTCGAATTCACCGTTTCGCGCGGTCGGGGCTATGTCAACGCCGAGGAGAATCGCGATCCGGAGTCACCGATTGGGACCATTCCGATCGACTCGATTTACACCCCGGTTGGGAAGGTGAAATATGCCGTTGAAAATACCCGGGTCGGCCAGCGCGTCGATTTTGAAAAACTGACCCTCGAGGTCTGGACCGACGGCTCGATCACCCCCGACGACGCTCTGACCCACGCCGGGAAGTTGCTGCGCGACCACATCCAACTCTTCATCAACTTCGACGTTAAGCCGCTTGATGAGGATGAAGGCGGTGAGACCGACGAAGACATTCTGCGAATTCGGAGGCTGCTGCGCCGCCCGGTTGACGAACTCGAACTTTCAGTGCGCGCTGCCAACTGCCTTAAGGAAGCGCGCATCCGTACCATTGCCGATCTGGTGGCCAAAGCCGTGGCGGAAATGTTGGAATACAAGAACTTCGGCAAGAAATCCCTGAACGAACTGGACGAAGTTCTCGCCTCACACGGGCTCCACTTCGGATTCGATGTCGAGCGTTATCTTGGTCCCGACGCCCGGCGCAAGGTGCTGAACTGA
- the infA gene encoding translation initiation factor IF-1, producing the protein MPKEDAIRIDGTVVETLPNATFHVQLEKGHIVLAHISGRMRMNYIKILPGDKVTVELSPYDLGRGRIIYRYK; encoded by the coding sequence TTGCCTAAAGAGGACGCTATCCGGATCGACGGGACCGTCGTCGAGACGCTCCCGAACGCTACATTTCACGTGCAACTCGAAAAGGGCCATATCGTCCTGGCACACATTTCGGGCCGGATGCGAATGAATTACATCAAGATTCTACCCGGCGACAAGGTTACGGTTGAACTCTCGCCCTATGATCTCGGGCGGGGACGTATCATATACCGCTACAAATAA
- a CDS encoding 50S ribosomal protein L17, with translation MRHLYDKAHLGRSRSHRRALLSNMSASLFLHRRVVTTLGKAKFARRFAERLITFARKGDLAARRIVASRLGNPAAVKILFDQLGPHFKTREGGYTRIIKLGVRPGDAAPVCLLELVGFDDIAPVASTGKGKSAGKSRLKEAQKAAGESKKSGKKAKSGTPAPEPESASSEG, from the coding sequence ATGCGACACCTCTACGATAAGGCCCATCTCGGACGTTCCCGCTCGCACCGGCGGGCGCTGTTAAGCAACATGTCGGCTTCGCTCTTCCTGCATCGGCGCGTCGTCACAACGCTCGGCAAGGCGAAATTTGCCCGGCGGTTTGCGGAGCGGCTCATCACTTTTGCCCGTAAGGGCGATTTGGCAGCGAGAAGAATCGTTGCATCTCGGCTCGGCAATCCAGCTGCGGTAAAGATCCTTTTCGACCAATTAGGACCGCACTTTAAGACTCGTGAAGGCGGTTATACCCGCATCATCAAGTTAGGCGTCCGGCCCGGCGATGCAGCGCCGGTCTGCCTGCTCGAACTGGTTGGCTTCGACGACATCGCTCCGGTTGCATCGACCGGCAAGGGCAAGTCGGCCGGCAAATCGCGGCTGAAGGAAGCCCAAAAAGCGGCGGGCGAGAGTAAAAAGAGCGGTAAGAAGGCTAAATCCGGAACCCCGGCGCCAGAGCCCGAATCGGCATCGTCCGAAGGCTGA
- a CDS encoding RNA methyltransferase, which yields MEPAAPGFGAEYHIDRLAPSERRLLKWARREERRSGHGGLLLEGTKLVLEALEQGLPLEAGWFTGEYAESNRVLLDRVRFAHCRMRAVTSRVMRQVSDLETPPGIAIVGAEPVRTLLRPGDDFSLIVALVQVQDPGNLGGVIRTADYFGVDEVWVGSGSADPFAAKSLRGAMGATLRLPVGRFDDLLLRLKTFRDRGATIVAAVAHGGDEHLPSAHRMILLIGGESRGLSAEETLIAGHLVTLKGAGQSESLNLAMAAGILIYEAKKK from the coding sequence ATGGAGCCCGCGGCACCCGGATTCGGCGCGGAGTATCACATCGACCGGTTGGCGCCGTCGGAACGTCGGCTGCTCAAGTGGGCACGACGGGAGGAGCGCCGCTCAGGTCATGGCGGGTTGCTGCTCGAAGGAACGAAATTAGTTCTGGAAGCGCTTGAACAAGGCCTGCCCCTCGAAGCTGGCTGGTTCACCGGAGAATATGCCGAATCGAACCGTGTCCTGCTCGACCGGGTGCGATTTGCGCATTGCCGAATGAGAGCCGTTACGTCGCGGGTGATGCGCCAGGTGTCGGACCTTGAGACTCCCCCCGGAATTGCGATTGTGGGTGCCGAACCGGTGCGGACGCTGCTTCGACCGGGAGACGATTTCAGCCTCATAGTGGCGCTGGTGCAAGTTCAGGATCCGGGGAATCTGGGGGGGGTGATCCGGACGGCGGATTATTTCGGTGTCGATGAGGTCTGGGTGGGATCCGGCTCGGCTGATCCCTTTGCTGCCAAGTCGCTTCGCGGAGCAATGGGCGCGACGCTGAGACTGCCGGTGGGGCGGTTCGACGACCTACTGCTGAGGCTAAAGACCTTTCGAGATCGCGGAGCGACTATCGTCGCAGCGGTGGCTCACGGAGGCGACGAGCATTTGCCGTCGGCGCACCGGATGATCCTTCTGATCGGCGGTGAGAGCCGGGGGCTTTCCGCAGAGGAGACTTTGATCGCCGGGCATCTGGTTACCCTCAAGGGCGCAGGGCAATCTGAGTCCCTTAACCTCGCGATGGCAGCCGGCATTTTGATTTACGAAGCGAAGAAAAAGTGA
- the rpsD gene encoding 30S ribosomal protein S4 has translation MARYTGPVCKMCRREGEKLFLKGERCFSAKCAFERRGYPPGQHGQNRRLKMSNYGIQLREKQKIRRVYGLLERQFHNTYEKASRERGVTGENMLARLESRLDNVVHRLGMAPSLRAARQLVSHDHFEVNGRPVNIPSYRLRPGDVVRVREGSPMRSDADSQVHNSMRRIHEGRTVPYLSLDKARMEGTYLQIPKREEIPVSGREQLVVELYSR, from the coding sequence ATGGCACGTTACACCGGGCCGGTCTGCAAGATGTGCCGGCGCGAAGGCGAGAAATTATTCCTGAAGGGCGAGCGTTGCTTCAGCGCCAAGTGCGCGTTTGAGCGGCGCGGCTATCCGCCCGGACAGCACGGACAGAACCGCCGTCTGAAGATGTCGAATTACGGCATTCAGTTACGTGAGAAGCAGAAGATCCGCCGGGTCTATGGCCTCCTCGAACGGCAGTTTCACAATACCTATGAAAAGGCCTCCCGCGAGCGCGGCGTTACGGGCGAGAACATGCTGGCACGGCTCGAGAGCCGGCTCGACAATGTCGTCCACCGACTCGGAATGGCGCCATCGCTGCGCGCCGCCCGACAACTCGTGAGCCACGACCACTTCGAGGTGAACGGCCGGCCGGTCAATATACCTTCCTACCGTCTCCGACCGGGCGACGTCGTCCGGGTGCGGGAAGGCTCCCCGATGAGATCGGACGCCGACTCGCAGGTTCACAATTCTATGCGGCGAATTCACGAAGGCCGCACGGTGCCTTATCTGTCGCTTGATAAAGCGCGGATGGAAGGCACCTACCTGCAGATTCCCAAGCGCGAGGAGATTCCGGTGAGTGGCCGGGAGCAACTCGTCGTCGAACTCTATTCACGGTGA
- the hutU gene encoding urocanate hydratase: MNFRDWRNEPGTPRRAKGWTQEAALRMLLNNLDPAVAENREDLIVYGGTGRAARSWEAAEKIARALLDLENDETLLVQSGKPVGILPTHPDAPRVLIANSNLVPAWANWEQFRELERLGLTMYGQMTAGSWIYIGTQGILQGTYETIAEMARKHFGGSLSGRLVVTAGLGGMGGAQPLAITMNGGAALVAEIDPERIERRIRTRYLDRWTVNIEESITLALEAKARGRATSIGVLANACELVEALVKRGITPDALTDQTSAHDELNGYVPSGYSYREALDLRRAYPERYARESYATMARQVTAMVELMDRGAVTFDYGNNLRKQAEKGGARRAFDFPGFVPAFIRPLFCRGKGPFRWAALSGLPEDIYATDRKVLEMFPEDEALARWISLAGERVAFQGLPARICWLGLGERHRLGLAFNEMVASGEVKAPIVIGRDHLDAGSVASPFRETEGMRDGSDAIADWPVLNALTNAVSGAGWVSYHHGGGVGIGYSLHAGMVIVADGTYEAAQRLRRVLWNDPATGVLRHLDAGYPEAEASAIQNGLNIPMKA, encoded by the coding sequence ATGAACTTTAGGGACTGGCGTAATGAGCCGGGCACACCGCGGCGCGCCAAAGGCTGGACGCAGGAAGCTGCGTTGCGGATGCTGCTCAATAACCTCGATCCGGCCGTTGCCGAGAATCGCGAGGATCTGATCGTCTATGGAGGAACTGGTCGAGCCGCGCGTAGTTGGGAAGCGGCCGAGAAGATCGCCCGGGCACTGCTTGACCTTGAGAACGACGAGACGTTGCTCGTCCAGTCCGGCAAACCAGTCGGTATCCTGCCTACGCACCCCGATGCGCCGCGGGTATTGATTGCCAACTCGAATCTCGTTCCGGCTTGGGCGAACTGGGAGCAGTTCCGGGAACTCGAACGGCTCGGCCTTACGATGTATGGACAAATGACCGCCGGGTCGTGGATTTACATCGGTACCCAGGGAATTCTCCAAGGCACTTACGAGACGATCGCGGAGATGGCTCGGAAGCACTTCGGAGGCAGCCTTTCGGGACGCCTCGTGGTAACTGCTGGCTTGGGAGGAATGGGGGGCGCCCAGCCGCTTGCGATAACCATGAACGGCGGTGCAGCGCTCGTTGCCGAAATTGATCCCGAGCGCATCGAACGGCGCATTCGGACGCGGTACCTTGACAGGTGGACGGTGAACATTGAAGAGAGCATCACCTTGGCGCTTGAAGCCAAAGCCAGAGGCAGGGCAACCTCCATTGGGGTTTTGGCCAATGCCTGCGAGCTGGTCGAGGCACTCGTGAAACGCGGCATCACTCCCGACGCCCTTACCGACCAGACGTCGGCGCATGACGAACTGAACGGATATGTCCCCAGCGGTTACTCTTATAGAGAAGCGCTTGATTTGCGGCGAGCCTATCCCGAACGCTATGCTCGCGAATCCTACGCGACGATGGCGCGGCAGGTTACGGCTATGGTCGAACTTATGGATCGCGGAGCAGTAACATTCGATTATGGCAACAATCTGCGCAAGCAGGCCGAAAAGGGCGGGGCGAGACGAGCCTTCGATTTTCCGGGCTTCGTTCCAGCTTTCATCAGGCCTCTCTTCTGCCGGGGCAAGGGACCATTCCGCTGGGCTGCACTTTCCGGACTACCGGAAGACATCTACGCCACCGATCGGAAGGTGCTCGAAATGTTCCCGGAGGATGAGGCGCTCGCGCGGTGGATTAGCCTGGCTGGCGAGCGGGTCGCATTTCAAGGTCTGCCGGCGCGTATATGTTGGCTCGGATTGGGCGAGCGGCACCGGCTTGGGCTGGCTTTCAACGAGATGGTCGCAAGCGGTGAGGTGAAAGCGCCTATTGTTATCGGACGCGATCACCTCGATGCCGGTTCGGTGGCTTCGCCTTTTAGGGAAACTGAGGGTATGCGCGACGGCTCGGATGCTATAGCCGACTGGCCGGTCTTGAACGCGCTGACGAATGCCGTTTCGGGAGCGGGGTGGGTTTCGTATCACCACGGTGGCGGTGTTGGGATTGGGTATTCGCTCCATGCCGGTATGGTGATCGTCGCGGATGGCACCTATGAAGCCGCCCAACGTCTTAGGCGAGTGCTCTGGAACGACCCGGCGACCGGTGTCCTACGGCATCTCGACGCGGGTTACCCTGAAGCCGAAGCGTCCGCTATTCAGAATGGGTTGAATATCCCTATGAAGGCATAA
- the secY gene encoding preprotein translocase subunit SecY → MLQKFQNIFKIPELKRRILFTLLVFVVYRLGGHVPVPGINAHALGEFLRQSQDTLFGLYDMFAGGNFGRATVFALGIMPYISASIILQLMGTVIPALQKIQQEGEEGRKKINQWTRYLTVGIAAAQAVGTSIFLAQIPVTQSGMPVVPDPGLGFILMTMITLTTGTVFIMWLGEQITERGIGNGISLIIFIGIIDRIPYAFLDEFQLMQQGLRSVFTEAVLLGLMFATIVGVVGLTQGMRKINVQYARRVVGRKVFGGQSTHIPLRVNTAGVMPIIFAQTIMFVPQTVATFLPEGIFRDWLTHAFVRESFVYMFIYMLLIVFFTYFYTAVAFNPVDVANNLKKQGGLIPSVKPGKRTAEFLDGILTKITLPGAIALGIIAIFPSIVTMNVNVSYNFAQFYGGTGLLIVVGVALDTLQQIEAHLLMRHYEGLMKSGRIQGRRRM, encoded by the coding sequence ATGTTACAGAAATTTCAGAACATCTTTAAGATCCCCGAACTTAAGCGGCGGATTCTATTCACCTTGCTCGTCTTCGTCGTCTATAGACTCGGCGGGCACGTGCCGGTTCCGGGCATCAACGCCCACGCCCTGGGCGAGTTCTTGCGCCAGTCGCAAGATACGCTCTTCGGCCTCTATGACATGTTCGCCGGCGGCAATTTCGGTCGCGCCACCGTCTTTGCCCTCGGTATTATGCCCTACATCAGCGCCTCGATCATCCTGCAGTTGATGGGAACGGTGATCCCGGCCCTGCAGAAGATTCAGCAGGAAGGCGAAGAGGGACGCAAGAAGATCAACCAATGGACGCGCTACCTGACCGTCGGCATCGCCGCGGCTCAGGCTGTCGGGACGAGCATCTTTCTGGCGCAAATTCCGGTAACCCAAAGCGGTATGCCGGTAGTGCCCGATCCAGGGCTGGGGTTCATCCTGATGACGATGATCACCCTCACCACCGGGACGGTGTTCATAATGTGGCTCGGCGAGCAAATCACCGAGCGCGGCATCGGCAACGGTATCAGTTTGATTATCTTTATCGGGATCATCGACCGGATACCCTATGCCTTCCTTGACGAATTCCAGTTGATGCAGCAGGGGCTGCGGTCGGTCTTCACCGAAGCGGTCTTGCTCGGGTTGATGTTTGCAACGATCGTCGGCGTCGTCGGTCTGACGCAGGGCATGCGCAAGATCAACGTCCAGTATGCCCGACGGGTCGTTGGCAGGAAGGTCTTCGGCGGGCAGTCCACTCACATTCCGCTGCGAGTCAACACCGCCGGGGTGATGCCGATCATTTTCGCCCAGACCATCATGTTCGTGCCGCAGACGGTCGCTACTTTTCTTCCCGAAGGCATATTCCGCGACTGGCTAACCCACGCCTTCGTGCGGGAATCGTTCGTCTATATGTTCATATATATGCTCCTGATCGTCTTCTTCACCTATTTCTACACGGCGGTGGCGTTCAACCCTGTCGATGTAGCCAATAATTTGAAGAAACAGGGCGGACTTATTCCATCGGTAAAACCTGGCAAGCGGACCGCTGAATTCCTCGATGGCATTCTGACCAAGATCACGCTTCCCGGAGCCATTGCGCTCGGCATCATCGCCATCTTCCCCTCGATCGTGACGATGAATGTGAATGTTTCCTACAACTTTGCCCAATTCTATGGGGGGACCGGGCTGCTGATCGTGGTGGGTGTAGCGCTCGACACATTGCAACAGATAGAAGCGCACCTTTTGATGCGGCACTACGAAGGTCTTATGAAGTCAGGTAGGATTCAAGGCCGGCGGAGAATGTGA
- the rpsK gene encoding 30S ribosomal protein S11, with amino-acid sequence MAKPDKKKTRKREKVDAVGIAHIKATFNNTVVTLTDNFGNVVTWATCGRAGFKGSRKSTPFAAGQAATAAAKGAIERGLQKVTVLVKGPGSGRDSAIRSLQAAGLVVTSIRDVTPLPHNGCRPKKRRRI; translated from the coding sequence TTGGCGAAACCAGACAAGAAGAAGACGCGTAAAAGGGAGAAGGTGGATGCCGTCGGAATCGCGCACATCAAGGCCACCTTCAACAATACTGTGGTGACGCTAACCGACAACTTCGGCAACGTCGTAACCTGGGCTACCTGCGGCCGGGCCGGATTCAAAGGCTCGCGCAAGAGCACGCCCTTTGCCGCCGGTCAGGCTGCCACAGCCGCTGCCAAGGGCGCCATCGAGCGTGGCTTGCAAAAGGTGACCGTTCTGGTCAAGGGTCCCGGTTCGGGGCGCGACTCGGCGATCCGGTCGCTTCAGGCTGCCGGGCTCGTCGTCACCTCGATCCGCGACGTTACACCGCTGCCTCACAACGGCTGCCGGCCTAAGAAGCGCCGTCGTATTTGA
- the rpsM gene encoding 30S ribosomal protein S13, translating to MPRIAGVDVPRNKRIEIALTYIYGIGRHTSNLILTKAGVNPDTKADSLSDDQVKRIRDVINEEFKVEGALRTEIQMNIKRLIDINCYRGTRHKKGLPVRGQNTRNNARTRRGRKRASPSRKKA from the coding sequence ATGCCCCGTATAGCCGGCGTCGATGTCCCGCGCAACAAGCGGATCGAAATCGCCCTCACCTATATCTACGGCATCGGCCGTCATACGTCGAACTTGATTCTGACCAAGGCCGGAGTCAACCCCGACACCAAGGCTGACAGCCTCTCCGACGATCAGGTGAAGCGAATTCGCGATGTGATCAACGAGGAGTTCAAGGTCGAAGGTGCGCTCCGCACCGAGATCCAAATGAACATCAAGCGGCTGATCGACATCAACTGCTACCGCGGCACCCGACATAAGAAGGGACTGCCCGTCCGGGGACAGAACACCCGCAACAACGCGCGAACGCGACGCGGTCGCAAGCGCGCGTCACCGTCGCGCAAGAAAGCGTGA
- a CDS encoding 50S ribosomal protein L15 — MHLGNLKPAPGSVKGDKRIGRGRGSGHGDRATKGNKGAQSRSGYKRRARFEGGQMPLQRRLPKRGFNVPDRTEYREVKLGDLARVGGTEITPESLRKAGLVNGRGPVVVLGSVGAEAPRSLAVSLHRITASARAAIEGAGGSVTILPLEAEDRRVKKGPAKPRNARPAA; from the coding sequence CTGCATCTTGGCAATTTGAAGCCGGCACCCGGCTCCGTCAAGGGCGACAAGCGGATCGGGCGGGGACGAGGTTCGGGACACGGCGACCGCGCCACCAAGGGCAATAAAGGCGCCCAGTCACGATCCGGCTACAAGCGTCGGGCTCGCTTTGAGGGCGGTCAAATGCCGCTCCAGCGACGCCTGCCCAAGCGCGGCTTCAATGTCCCGGACCGAACGGAATACCGCGAAGTGAAGTTGGGTGACCTCGCCCGCGTCGGCGGGACCGAGATCACTCCCGAGTCGCTGCGCAAAGCCGGACTTGTCAACGGACGCGGGCCGGTGGTTGTGCTGGGCAGCGTCGGTGCCGAGGCACCCCGATCGCTCGCCGTATCATTGCACCGGATCACCGCTTCTGCAAGGGCGGCCATCGAGGGCGCAGGCGGCAGCGTTACGATCCTGCCGCTCGAGGCCGAAGACAGGCGCGTAAAGAAAGGCCCGGCCAAGCCGCGAAATGCCAGGCCGGCAGCCTGA